From the genome of Ictalurus furcatus strain D&B chromosome 4, Billie_1.0, whole genome shotgun sequence, one region includes:
- the loxl1 gene encoding lysyl oxidase homolog 1 has protein sequence MIVDFHVNLMKMQPVLISWWVWMLLGIVGVQSQAQSQAQSPSQEQESPSNPWRQVIQWENNGRLFSLLNSGAEYIPARGQERDRSHRVVLADSVNRRSRPNGGNVRRQAPSRGNSETIRGQARHPFGFGQVPENWRQGTAGTGTGESSRYQSIPSTRYRTSSGSSSSSSSSSSSSSFSVPSYPQYPFQQQPPYYAPYEPFEPPFQGTGYSADPSGSFTGVRYGAGGGGGGGGGGGYSAGSYGGGGVFTGGGVAPVAPRSEIRDDSYRYYPPYAPSFPAAPAQNAQPPFSDGLDRRYTHSLYNEETAGLPDTSNAAESVSTGVGQPALQSPQYEQFPPFGRPQPLPPFIQQPARNPLNSNFAENPATNVGSVYRPQQRGLPDLVPDPNYIQASTYIQRSHMYSLRCASEEKCLSSTAYSSEITDYDVRVLLRFPQRVKNQGTADFMPNRPRHTWEWHSCHQHYHSMDEFSHYDLLEVSTGRKVAEGHKASFCLEDTTCDFGHLKRYACTSHTQGLSPGCYDMYNADIDCQWIDITDIKPGNYILKVQVNPKYFVLESDFTNNIVRCNIHYTGRLVRTTNCKISQS, from the exons ATGATTGTTGATTTCCATGTAAATCTTATGAAGATGCAGCCTGTTCTTATATCTTGGTGGGTGTGGATGTTGCTGGGCATTGTTGGGGTACAGTCGCAAGCTCAATCACAGGCTCAATCTCCTAGTCAGGAGCAAGAGTCCCCTTCAAATCCCTGGAGGCAAGTGATCCAATGGGAGAACAATGGACGGTTGTTTAGCCTGCTCAACAGTGGAGCTGAGTACATCCCTGCTCGGGGACAGGAACGGGACAGAAGTCACAGAGTAGTTTTAGCTGACAGCGTTAACAGAAGGTCCCGACCAAATGGAGGAAATGTGCGCAGACAGGCACCTTCCAGAGGTAACTCAGAAACCATCAGGGGCCAGGCCAGACACCCCTTTGGATTTGGGCAAGTTCCAGAAAATTGGCGTCAAGGTACTGCTGGTACTGGTACAGGTGAATCAAGTCGGTATCAGTCAATCCCAAGCACACGTTACAGAACATCCTCTggttcttcttcctcatcatcatcatcatcttcttcttcttccttcagtGTGCCATCTTACCCACAGTaccctttccaacagcagccTCCTTATTATGCCCCATATGAACCGTTTGAACCACCATTCCAAGGAACAGGGTATTCAGCAGACCCTAGTGGAAGTTTCACAGGAGTAAGGTatggtgctggtggtggtggtggtggtggtggaggtggtggttaTTCTGCTGGAAGTTATGGTGGCGGTGGTGTATTTACCGGAGGAGGAGTGGCTCCTGTGGCTCCTAGGTCAGAAATTAGGGATGACAGTTACCGCTACTATCCACCATATGCTCCATCATTTCCTGCTGCTCCTGCCCAAAATGCACAACCTCCGTTCTCAGATGGTTTGGACCGCCGGTACACACACAGCTTATACAATGAGGAAACAGCAGGGCTTCCTGATACAAGTAATGCTGCAGAATCAGTTTCAACTGGTGTAGGCCAACCTGCCCTGCAAAGCCCCCAGTATGAGCAGTTTCCACCATTTGGAAGGCCACAACCTCTGCCTCCATTCATTCAGCAACCTGCACGTAACCCTCTCAACTCCAACTTTGCAGAGAACCCCGCCACCAATGTAGGAAGTGTCTACCGACCTCAGCAAAGAG GATTGCCTGACCTGGTGCCGGACCCTAACTACATCCAGGCCTCCACGTACATCCAACGATCCCACATGTACTCCCTTCGCTGCGCCTCTGAAGAAAAGTGCCTGTCTAG TACAGCCTACAGCTCTGAGATCACAGACTATGATGTCAGGGTCCTGCTACGCTTCCCTCAGAGGGTTAAGAACCAGGGAACGGCTGATTTCATGCCCAACCGACCGCGGCATACCTGGGAGTGGCACAGCTGTCACCA ACATTACCACAGCATGGACGAATTCAGTCACTATGACCTACTGGAGGTGAGCACAGGAAGGAAAGTAGCAGAAGGACACAAGGCCAGTTTCTGTCTGGAGGACACCACATGTGACTTCGGCCATCTTAAACGCTACGCTTGCACTTCCCATACACAG GGTCTCAGTCCAGGTTGCTATGACATGTACAATGCAGATATTGACTGCCAGTGGATTGATATCACAGATATCAAGCCAGGAAACTACATACTGAAG GTTCAGGTTAACCCCAAATACTTTGTGCTTGAGTCGGACTTCACCAACAACATTGTCAGGTGTAACATTCACTACACAGGGCGCCTTGTCCGAACAACGAACTGCAAGATCTCCCA GTCTTGA